A window of the Burkholderia sp. 9120 genome harbors these coding sequences:
- a CDS encoding LysR family transcriptional regulator, which produces MSQHSAAVALVNRLKFKHLALLVALDDARNLHQAAEAINVAQPSASRMLGDIEEAFGFLLFERNARGMTPTPLGVVTLAYARRALAELTRFAEDLEVKRRGGHGQLTVGAIMGAAPDLLAMSVAALKTESPLLNVRILGETSDQVVQLLHRREVDLALGRLTNPLQHNDFSFEPLARETLLLVVRAVHPLAERSRITLSELIDWPWVAQPVTSPARVLFEEELARAGLATPVNLTECASIFATLQLLENYDAVAMLPESVVRDHLRGKLLVALPLEIGKSLAGFGILTRKEEPLAEPALRFIDLLRGFSRKLARDDVDSVPAPPSATASVPVH; this is translated from the coding sequence ATGAGCCAACACTCCGCTGCCGTCGCACTCGTCAATCGGCTCAAGTTCAAACATCTCGCGCTGCTCGTCGCGCTCGACGACGCCCGCAACCTCCATCAGGCCGCCGAGGCCATCAACGTCGCGCAGCCGAGCGCGAGCCGCATGCTCGGCGATATCGAAGAAGCGTTCGGCTTTCTGCTGTTCGAGCGCAACGCGCGCGGCATGACGCCCACGCCGCTCGGTGTCGTGACGCTCGCTTACGCGCGGCGCGCACTGGCCGAGTTGACCCGCTTCGCCGAAGACCTCGAGGTCAAACGGCGTGGCGGACATGGACAGTTGACCGTCGGCGCGATCATGGGCGCCGCGCCCGATCTGCTCGCCATGTCGGTCGCCGCTTTGAAAACCGAAAGCCCACTGCTGAACGTGCGGATTCTCGGCGAAACCAGCGACCAGGTCGTGCAATTGCTGCATCGCCGCGAAGTCGATCTGGCGCTCGGGCGTCTGACCAATCCTCTCCAGCACAACGATTTCAGCTTCGAACCGCTGGCACGCGAAACCTTGCTGTTGGTGGTGCGCGCGGTGCATCCGCTGGCCGAGCGCTCGCGCATCACGCTGAGCGAACTGATCGACTGGCCGTGGGTCGCGCAACCCGTCACCAGCCCGGCGCGCGTGCTGTTCGAAGAAGAACTCGCGCGGGCGGGACTGGCCACGCCGGTCAACCTGACCGAATGCGCGTCGATCTTCGCGACACTGCAATTGCTCGAGAATTACGACGCGGTGGCCATGTTGCCGGAGTCGGTGGTGCGCGATCATTTGCGCGGCAAGCTGCTGGTCGCGTTGCCGCTCGAAATCGGCAAGAGTCTCGCGGGCTTCGGCATTCTCACGCGCAAGGAAGAACCGCTCGCCGAACCGGCGCTGCGTTTCATCGACCTGCTGCGCGGTTTCTCGCGCAAGCTCGCGCGCGACGATGTCGATAGCGTGCCCGCGCCGCCCTCCGCGACCGCTTCGGTTCCGGTGCATTGA
- a CDS encoding SDR family NAD(P)-dependent oxidoreductase codes for MNRIDLDGRVVAITGGARGIGYAVAQRALNSGASVALWDIDADRLARSQRELSELGKVTAVSVELTQEAAVAEAVAQTVAAHGAIDVLINCAGITGGNGATWELEPDVWRRVIDVNLIGPYLTCRAVVPQMLKQGYGRIVNIASVAGKEGNPNASHYSASKAGLIGLTKSLGKELATKNILVNAVTPAAAKTEIFDSMSQQHIDYMLSKIPMNRFLLPEEAASLILWLSSEDCAFSTGSVFDLSGGRATY; via the coding sequence ATGAATCGGATCGATCTGGACGGACGCGTGGTCGCCATTACCGGCGGCGCGCGCGGTATCGGCTACGCGGTGGCGCAACGGGCGCTGAACTCGGGCGCGTCCGTCGCGCTCTGGGACATCGACGCGGACCGCCTCGCGCGCAGCCAGCGCGAGTTGAGCGAACTCGGCAAAGTCACCGCCGTCAGTGTCGAACTCACGCAGGAAGCCGCCGTTGCTGAAGCGGTCGCGCAAACCGTCGCCGCGCACGGCGCGATCGACGTGCTGATCAATTGCGCCGGCATCACCGGCGGCAACGGCGCGACGTGGGAACTGGAGCCCGACGTGTGGCGCCGCGTGATCGACGTGAACCTGATCGGCCCGTATCTCACCTGCCGCGCGGTCGTGCCGCAAATGCTCAAGCAGGGCTACGGACGCATCGTCAATATCGCCTCGGTGGCCGGCAAGGAAGGCAATCCCAACGCCTCGCACTACAGCGCCTCCAAGGCGGGGCTCATCGGCCTGACCAAATCGCTCGGCAAGGAACTCGCGACGAAGAACATTCTCGTCAATGCCGTCACGCCCGCCGCGGCCAAAACCGAAATCTTCGATTCGATGTCGCAACAACATATCGACTACATGTTGTCGAAGATCCCAATGAACCGTTTCCTGTTGCCGGAAGAAGCGGCCTCGCTGATTCTGTGGCTGTCGTCGGAAGACTGCGCGTTCAGCACAGGCTCCGTGTTCGATCTGTCCGGCGGCCGCGCGACTTACTGA
- a CDS encoding SDR family NAD(P)-dependent oxidoreductase produces MLLKDKVVIVTGGSRGIGRAIAVACATEGADVAINYWGDNDASYGRRSAVAEVVEEIEALGRRVIAIEGNVAARETGQELVRHTVEAFGKVDVLASNAGICPFHAFLDMPAEILESTVAVNLNGAFYVTQAAAQQMKAQGTGGAIVATSSISALVGGGMQTHYTPTKAGVHSLMQSCAVALGPYGIRCNSVMPGTIATDLNAEDLADEAKKAYFEKRIPLGRLGRPEDVADCVVFLASDRARYVTGAALLVDGGLFVNLQ; encoded by the coding sequence GTGCTGCTCAAGGACAAGGTCGTGATCGTCACCGGCGGTTCCCGAGGCATCGGCCGCGCGATAGCGGTTGCGTGCGCAACCGAAGGCGCGGACGTGGCGATCAACTACTGGGGCGATAACGACGCATCGTACGGCCGCCGTTCGGCGGTCGCGGAGGTCGTCGAGGAAATCGAGGCGCTGGGGCGGCGCGTGATCGCGATCGAGGGCAACGTCGCCGCGCGCGAAACCGGCCAGGAGCTGGTGCGTCATACGGTCGAAGCGTTCGGCAAGGTCGACGTGCTCGCCAGCAATGCCGGCATCTGTCCGTTTCACGCGTTTCTCGACATGCCGGCGGAAATTCTGGAGTCGACGGTAGCGGTCAATCTGAATGGCGCGTTCTACGTCACGCAAGCCGCCGCGCAGCAAATGAAAGCGCAGGGCACGGGCGGCGCGATCGTTGCAACCAGTTCGATCAGCGCGCTGGTGGGCGGCGGCATGCAGACGCACTACACGCCGACCAAAGCCGGCGTGCATTCGCTGATGCAATCATGCGCGGTCGCGTTGGGACCGTACGGCATTCGCTGCAATTCGGTGATGCCCGGCACCATCGCCACCGACCTGAACGCAGAAGATCTCGCCGACGAAGCAAAGAAAGCCTACTTCGAAAAGCGCATTCCGCTGGGCCGCCTGGGCCGCCCGGAAGACGTGGCCGATTGCGTGGTGTTCCTCGCCTCCGACCGCGCGCGCTACGTGACCGGCGCCGCGTTGCTGGTGGACGGCGGCCTGTTCGTCAACCTGCAGTAA
- a CDS encoding alkene reductase, giving the protein MARLFAPITVGAYPLSHRVALAPMTRLRTIQPGDIPSPMMADFYGQRASEGGLEIIEGVSISVTARSYLGAASFYHDGQTAGWKAIANAVHAKGGRVFMQLIHGGRQSHVEMTGGVDPVAPSVVPFDGVALTKDGFVPASPHRALAIDEIPGVIEEFRVTAQRALDAGFDGVELHGANGYLVDQFIQDGTNQRRDAYGGPIENRVRFLREAVEALISVWGADRVGVRISPSGEWGGISDSNPEATFSHVAKVLDEYKIAYLHVIEPRIKGDETLHEGHPPVAVKYLRPHFSGPIIAAGGFDGDSAEAIVASGDADLVAFGRHFSSNPDLPYRLKHKLPLTPYVRAAFWGGDETHYSDFPAYQPVAEAEATV; this is encoded by the coding sequence ATGGCCCGCTTGTTCGCTCCGATCACCGTCGGCGCTTACCCCCTCTCGCATCGCGTTGCGCTGGCGCCGATGACGCGCCTGCGCACCATTCAACCCGGCGACATTCCGAGCCCGATGATGGCCGACTTCTACGGCCAGCGCGCCTCCGAAGGCGGACTCGAAATCATCGAAGGCGTCAGCATCTCCGTCACCGCCCGCTCCTATCTCGGCGCGGCGAGCTTCTACCACGACGGCCAGACGGCCGGCTGGAAAGCGATCGCCAATGCCGTTCACGCCAAAGGCGGCCGCGTATTCATGCAACTGATTCACGGCGGACGTCAAAGCCACGTTGAAATGACAGGTGGCGTGGACCCGGTTGCACCGTCGGTGGTTCCGTTCGACGGCGTCGCGTTGACGAAGGATGGCTTCGTGCCCGCGTCCCCGCACCGCGCACTCGCTATCGACGAGATTCCCGGCGTCATCGAGGAATTCCGGGTTACGGCACAACGCGCGCTCGATGCCGGCTTCGACGGCGTGGAACTGCATGGCGCGAACGGTTATCTGGTCGACCAGTTCATTCAGGACGGCACCAACCAACGCAGGGACGCTTACGGCGGCCCGATCGAAAACCGTGTTCGCTTTCTGCGTGAAGCAGTCGAAGCGCTGATCTCGGTGTGGGGTGCGGATCGGGTCGGCGTGCGCATTTCGCCATCGGGTGAATGGGGCGGCATTTCGGACAGCAATCCCGAAGCCACCTTCAGCCATGTCGCCAAAGTGCTCGACGAGTACAAGATCGCTTACCTGCATGTGATCGAACCGCGCATCAAGGGCGACGAGACGCTGCACGAAGGTCATCCGCCGGTTGCGGTGAAGTATCTTCGTCCGCACTTTTCCGGGCCGATCATCGCAGCGGGTGGCTTTGACGGCGATAGCGCCGAAGCCATCGTTGCAAGCGGTGACGCGGACCTGGTCGCTTTTGGCCGCCATTTCTCGTCCAACCCGGATTTGCCGTATCGTCTGAAGCACAAGCTGCCGCTCACGCCGTACGTCCGCGCCGCATTCTGGGGCGGCGATGAAACGCACTACTCCGATTTTCCCGCCTATCAGCCTGTCGCAGAAGCCGAAGCGACCGTCTGA
- a CDS encoding VWA domain-containing protein → MTENNDFATQVAFGTDNFAENPEQRCPCVLLLDRSGSMAGEPIALLNAGLTTFKDELAADSLAMKRVDTAIVSFGPPALEMPFHTAPNFFPPTLTAQGDTPMGAAINLALDTLDARKAEYKANGISYYRPWVFLITDGGPTDAWQSAAARIREGEASKKFAFFAVGVKGANMDTLGQISTARQPLELQGLKFRELFQWLSASMAAVSRSTPGTEVPLTAPTGWASV, encoded by the coding sequence ATGACTGAGAACAACGACTTCGCTACGCAAGTAGCATTCGGCACGGACAATTTCGCCGAAAATCCTGAGCAACGCTGTCCATGCGTGCTTCTTCTGGATCGTTCAGGCTCCATGGCCGGTGAGCCAATCGCTCTGTTGAACGCGGGGCTGACAACGTTTAAAGACGAACTTGCGGCTGACTCGCTCGCCATGAAACGAGTCGACACGGCGATTGTGAGTTTCGGGCCTCCCGCTCTTGAAATGCCCTTTCACACAGCACCGAATTTCTTCCCGCCCACGCTGACCGCCCAAGGCGATACGCCAATGGGCGCGGCGATCAATCTGGCGCTCGACACACTCGATGCGCGCAAGGCGGAGTACAAAGCCAACGGCATCTCATACTACCGCCCGTGGGTCTTTCTTATTACCGACGGCGGCCCGACCGATGCCTGGCAATCGGCCGCGGCTCGAATCCGCGAAGGCGAAGCCTCCAAGAAATTTGCGTTCTTTGCCGTTGGTGTGAAAGGCGCAAATATGGACACGCTCGGCCAGATTTCGACTGCTCGCCAACCACTGGAACTGCAAGGCTTGAAATTCCGCGAGCTTTTCCAATGGCTATCCGCCTCTATGGCGGCGGTCTCGCGCTCGACGCCGGGCACGGAGGTGCCTCTTACAGCTCCCACAGGTTGGGCTTCGGTGTGA
- a CDS encoding MFS transporter yields the protein MDPQANSSLEAINSKVMRRLLPFLLLMYVLAFLDRANIGFAQKALQHDTGLSNAAFAFGAGVFFVGYALFEVPSNLLLHRFGARVWMCRIMVTWGLVSASMCLAHSATTFYALRFLLGVAEAGFFPGVIYYLTHWFPQRARARAVGVFYFGAPLAFIFGSPLSGSLLELHGAWGLAGWQWLFLVEGVLASAVGVWAFWYLDNRPDDAQWLDPQERASLRAALEDDARAASAHGPHRILAALVDRRVLLLSAIYLLIQMSVYGVIFYLPQQVAALLGTTVGLRVGLVAALPWLCALAVTWYVPRRADRTGGHRRWAVALLVLAGLGIAASGLAHNPVLGLIALSCAASGFIAAQPLFWTFPTRHLTGAAAAGGIALINSLGGLGGFFAPSLRTAAERAFSSTSAGLVVLGVSSLLAALLIGTLLRRDASGANDSFQTLLHRAR from the coding sequence ATGGACCCGCAGGCGAACAGTTCGCTGGAGGCGATCAACAGCAAGGTCATGCGCCGGCTGTTGCCGTTTCTCCTGCTCATGTACGTGCTGGCGTTTCTCGACCGCGCCAATATCGGTTTTGCGCAGAAGGCATTGCAGCACGATACGGGTCTGTCGAACGCGGCGTTCGCGTTTGGCGCGGGCGTGTTTTTCGTCGGCTATGCGCTGTTCGAGGTGCCGAGCAATCTGCTCTTGCATCGCTTCGGCGCGCGGGTGTGGATGTGCCGGATCATGGTCACGTGGGGGCTCGTCTCAGCCTCGATGTGTCTGGCGCACTCGGCCACCACGTTCTACGCGCTGCGCTTTCTGCTCGGCGTCGCCGAAGCGGGTTTCTTTCCCGGCGTGATCTATTACCTGACTCACTGGTTTCCGCAACGCGCGCGAGCGCGGGCGGTCGGCGTGTTTTATTTCGGTGCGCCGCTGGCGTTTATTTTCGGCAGTCCGTTGTCGGGTTCGCTGCTCGAATTGCATGGCGCGTGGGGTCTCGCCGGCTGGCAATGGCTCTTTCTGGTGGAAGGCGTGTTGGCGTCGGCGGTGGGCGTGTGGGCGTTCTGGTATCTCGACAACCGTCCCGACGACGCGCAATGGCTCGATCCGCAAGAGCGCGCCAGTCTGCGTGCCGCACTCGAAGACGATGCGCGCGCCGCGTCGGCGCATGGACCGCATCGCATTCTCGCTGCGCTAGTGGATCGTCGCGTGTTGCTGCTGTCGGCGATCTATCTGCTGATTCAAATGAGCGTGTACGGCGTGATCTTCTATCTGCCGCAACAGGTCGCCGCTTTGCTCGGGACAACCGTCGGTTTGCGCGTGGGTCTCGTCGCCGCGCTGCCGTGGTTGTGCGCGCTGGCTGTCACCTGGTACGTGCCGCGCCGCGCGGATCGCACAGGCGGACATCGGCGTTGGGCCGTCGCATTGCTGGTGCTTGCCGGGCTCGGCATTGCTGCGTCGGGACTCGCGCACAACCCCGTGCTCGGGTTGATCGCCTTGTCCTGTGCGGCGAGCGGCTTCATCGCGGCGCAACCGCTGTTCTGGACATTCCCCACTCGCCATCTAACGGGCGCTGCTGCTGCCGGCGGCATCGCGTTGATCAATTCGCTCGGTGGACTCGGCGGCTTCTTTGCGCCGAGCTTGCGGACTGCGGCGGAACGCGCGTTTTCGTCGACGTCGGCGGGACTGGTGGTGCTAGGCGTCTCCAGTCTGCTCGCCGCGCTGCTGATCGGCACGCTGTTGCGCCGCGACGCGAGCGGGGCGAACGATTCTTTCCAAACCTTATTGCATCGCGCCCGCTAG
- a CDS encoding PP2C family serine/threonine-protein phosphatase has protein sequence MAIRLYGGGLALDAGHGGASYSSHRLGFGVSWRVIGASVVGSSHLQTSAPCQDSCFYHVATDAEGASYLVALASDGAGSAQFGEVGAEIACEAGGKLLLAAVEASGEAGLTVELAGELLQRVRADISEAANALDVATRALACTLLGAVIGPTQALYFQVGDGAIVTRNEDGLAPVFWPESGEYANMTFFVTDADAQDHLRAEVRNTTEEAALFSDGLQRLALVFSNETAHEPFFEPMFKALRTSTDEQTDSLCSALERFLGSNAINERTDDDKTLILATRALGVVDVSGI, from the coding sequence ATGGCTATCCGCCTCTATGGCGGCGGTCTCGCGCTCGACGCCGGGCACGGAGGTGCCTCTTACAGCTCCCACAGGTTGGGCTTCGGTGTGAGCTGGCGAGTCATCGGCGCTTCCGTTGTCGGCAGTTCACATCTTCAAACATCCGCGCCCTGCCAGGACAGTTGCTTTTACCATGTCGCGACCGACGCCGAAGGAGCCAGTTATCTGGTCGCCCTCGCATCCGACGGGGCGGGCAGCGCGCAGTTCGGAGAAGTCGGCGCGGAGATAGCGTGCGAAGCTGGCGGCAAACTCCTGCTCGCAGCGGTCGAAGCGTCTGGCGAAGCTGGGCTAACTGTCGAACTGGCTGGCGAGTTGCTCCAGCGCGTTCGTGCCGACATTTCGGAGGCTGCGAACGCGCTGGACGTCGCAACGCGCGCTCTTGCCTGCACGCTGCTCGGTGCGGTCATCGGGCCGACGCAGGCCCTCTATTTTCAGGTAGGTGATGGTGCGATCGTCACGCGGAATGAAGACGGACTCGCGCCTGTCTTCTGGCCGGAATCTGGCGAATACGCAAACATGACGTTCTTCGTCACGGACGCCGACGCCCAGGACCATCTTCGCGCCGAAGTTCGAAACACGACCGAAGAGGCCGCCCTGTTCAGCGATGGCCTGCAGCGCCTTGCCCTTGTGTTCTCCAATGAAACAGCGCACGAACCGTTCTTCGAGCCTATGTTCAAGGCGCTGCGCACTTCAACGGATGAACAGACCGACTCATTATGCTCAGCGCTTGAGCGGTTTCTGGGGAGCAACGCAATCAACGAACGAACTGACGACGACAAGACGCTGATTCTTGCCACCCGTGCGCTGGGAGTGGTCGATGTCAGTGGCATTTGA
- a CDS encoding zinc-dependent alcohol dehydrogenase family protein has protein sequence MSRTIKFAQAGGPEVLEFVDTATPEPGPSEIRIKVKAIGINRAEAMWRIDQYIEPVKFPAGLGYEAAGIVDAVGKDVSGFAAGDEVNVIPSFSMNQYGTYGEVIVVPDYAVVKHPPSLSHAEAASVWMMFVTAYGALIEDAKVQKGDFVIVPAASSSVGLAAIQLANYAGATSIALTRGAAKRQQLLDAGAAHVVVTDETDLLDEVMRITDGKGARVVFDPVGGPNFAKLISALSFQGIAYIYGALSDEVTPLPVLEMIAKMITVKAHNIWLTSGDETRRKAAVDYVLKGLASGALKPVIDRTFSFDEMVEVHRYLETNGQFGKIVVTV, from the coding sequence ATGTCACGCACTATCAAGTTCGCCCAGGCCGGCGGGCCGGAAGTTCTCGAATTCGTCGACACAGCGACACCCGAACCGGGTCCGAGCGAGATTCGTATCAAGGTGAAAGCGATCGGCATCAATCGCGCGGAAGCGATGTGGCGCATCGACCAGTACATCGAACCGGTGAAGTTTCCGGCGGGTCTCGGTTATGAAGCCGCCGGGATTGTCGATGCGGTCGGCAAAGACGTCAGCGGCTTCGCGGCCGGCGACGAGGTCAACGTGATCCCGTCGTTCTCGATGAATCAGTACGGCACCTATGGCGAAGTGATCGTCGTGCCGGACTATGCTGTCGTCAAACATCCGCCGTCGCTGTCGCATGCCGAGGCAGCCTCGGTGTGGATGATGTTCGTGACGGCGTACGGCGCGCTGATCGAAGATGCGAAGGTGCAGAAAGGCGACTTCGTGATCGTGCCGGCGGCGTCGAGCAGTGTTGGACTCGCGGCGATCCAGCTTGCGAATTACGCCGGTGCGACTTCTATTGCGCTGACGCGTGGTGCGGCCAAACGTCAGCAGTTGCTCGACGCGGGCGCCGCTCACGTGGTGGTGACGGACGAAACCGATCTGCTCGACGAAGTGATGCGAATCACGGACGGCAAGGGTGCACGCGTGGTGTTCGATCCGGTCGGCGGGCCGAACTTTGCGAAACTGATTTCGGCGCTGTCGTTTCAGGGCATTGCGTATATCTACGGTGCGCTTAGCGATGAAGTCACGCCGCTGCCGGTGCTCGAGATGATCGCGAAGATGATCACCGTCAAGGCGCACAACATCTGGTTGACGAGTGGGGATGAGACGCGTCGTAAGGCGGCGGTGGATTATGTTCTCAAAGGGTTGGCGAGTGGCGCGCTCAAGCCGGTGATCGATCGCACGTTCTCGTTCGATGAGATGGTCGAGGTGCACCGGTATCTGGAGACTAATGGTCAGTTTGGGAAGATCGTTGTGACGGTGTGA
- the rhaM gene encoding L-rhamnose mutarotase, with amino-acid sequence METIAFRMVLNPGMREEYERRHAQIWPELVDALHNGGVREYRIFFDADTNHLFAILTRTTHHTMDDLPRLDVMRKWWDYMADIMQTAPDHTPFQQPLEPVFHLNSLSLT; translated from the coding sequence ATGGAGACAATCGCTTTCCGGATGGTGCTCAACCCCGGCATGCGCGAAGAATACGAGCGACGTCACGCGCAAATCTGGCCCGAGCTGGTTGATGCGTTGCACAACGGCGGCGTGCGCGAGTACCGGATTTTCTTCGACGCGGACACGAACCATCTGTTCGCCATCCTGACGCGCACCACGCATCACACCATGGACGACCTGCCGCGACTCGACGTGATGCGCAAATGGTGGGATTACATGGCCGACATCATGCAAACCGCGCCCGATCACACGCCGTTTCAGCAGCCGCTCGAACCGGTCTTTCATCTGAACTCGCTGAGCTTGACGTGA
- a CDS encoding amidohydrolase family protein: MQVVDSHIHLWDLKTHRYPWLENPGVSFVGDARELKHDYLLDDLLGEAGDIDVLKLVHVEANHDPADPVEETRWLQSIADRTESRGMPNAIVAAVDLSAPNAPALLEAHAAFANTRGIRQILNVHDNKLFDYVGRHYMREPQWREHFALLRRYDLSFDLQLYPSQMEDAAALARAHGDTLFIINHAGMFVDRDSVAGYRAWRDGMRLLAGCRNIAVKISGLAMFDHQWSVESLRPYVLETIDTFGVERAMFASNFPVDRLFGSYADLWHAYASIVDGASVAEKEALFRRNAERCYRI, encoded by the coding sequence ATGCAGGTGGTCGATTCGCATATCCATTTGTGGGATCTGAAAACGCATCGCTATCCGTGGCTGGAGAACCCGGGCGTGTCGTTCGTCGGCGACGCGCGCGAGTTGAAACACGACTACCTGCTCGACGATCTGTTAGGCGAAGCGGGCGACATCGACGTGCTGAAACTGGTGCACGTCGAGGCGAATCACGATCCCGCCGATCCGGTCGAAGAGACGCGCTGGTTGCAGTCCATCGCGGACCGCACAGAATCGCGCGGCATGCCGAACGCGATCGTCGCGGCGGTGGATCTGTCCGCGCCGAACGCACCGGCGCTGCTCGAAGCACACGCGGCATTCGCCAATACGCGCGGCATCCGTCAGATTCTGAACGTGCATGACAACAAGCTGTTCGATTACGTCGGCCGCCATTACATGCGCGAACCGCAGTGGCGTGAACATTTTGCGCTGCTGCGCCGTTACGACCTGTCGTTCGATCTGCAACTGTATCCGTCACAGATGGAAGACGCGGCAGCGCTGGCACGCGCGCATGGCGACACGCTGTTTATCATCAACCATGCGGGCATGTTCGTAGACCGCGACAGCGTGGCCGGTTATCGCGCATGGCGCGACGGCATGCGCTTGCTTGCCGGTTGCAGGAATATCGCCGTGAAGATCAGCGGACTCGCCATGTTCGATCACCAGTGGAGCGTTGAAAGCCTGCGGCCCTACGTGCTCGAAACGATCGATACGTTCGGCGTGGAGCGGGCGATGTTCGCGTCGAACTTCCCGGTCGATCGGTTGTTTGGTTCTTACGCGGACTTGTGGCACGCGTATGCGTCGATTGTCGACGGCGCGAGTGTCGCGGAAAAAGAGGCGTTGTTTCGCCGCAATGCAGAACGTTGTTACCGGATTTAA
- the rhmD gene encoding L-rhamnonate dehydratase, protein MAMPTIRHVRAFTVRGGGADYHDQPGGHWIDDHISTPMARYPEYRQSRQSFGINVLGTLVVEIEASDGTVGFAVTTGGEIGAFIVEKHLARFLEGQLVTDIEKMWDQMYFSTLYYGRKGVVLNTISGVDLALWDLLAKVRKEPVYQLLGGPVRDELVFYATGARPDLAKEMGFIGGKLPLQHGPAEGEAGLKQNLDKLAEMRSRVGDDFWLMYDCWMSLDVPYAKRLADGAHEYGLKWIEEALPPDDYWGYAELRRNVPRGMMVTTGEHEATRWGFRMLLEMQCCDLIQPDVGWCGGMTELIKISALADAHNVMVVPHGSSVYSYHFVVTRHNSPFAEFLMMAPKADEVVPMFTPLLLDEPVPVNGRMKVPDTPGFGVRLNPECALVRPYPR, encoded by the coding sequence ATGGCCATGCCCACTATCCGGCACGTGCGTGCCTTCACTGTTCGCGGCGGCGGAGCGGACTATCACGACCAACCCGGCGGACATTGGATCGACGATCATATTTCCACGCCGATGGCGCGTTATCCGGAGTACCGGCAGAGCCGCCAGTCGTTCGGGATCAATGTACTCGGCACACTGGTCGTGGAGATCGAAGCCAGTGACGGCACCGTCGGCTTCGCCGTGACCACGGGTGGGGAGATCGGCGCGTTTATCGTCGAGAAACATCTCGCGCGTTTTCTCGAAGGGCAACTCGTGACCGATATCGAGAAGATGTGGGATCAGATGTACTTTTCGACTTTGTATTACGGCCGCAAGGGCGTGGTGCTCAATACCATTTCAGGCGTCGATCTCGCACTGTGGGATCTGCTCGCGAAGGTGCGCAAGGAACCGGTGTACCAACTATTGGGCGGACCGGTGCGCGACGAACTCGTGTTCTACGCGACCGGCGCGCGTCCGGACCTCGCGAAGGAGATGGGGTTCATCGGCGGCAAGCTGCCGTTGCAACATGGACCCGCCGAAGGCGAAGCGGGTCTCAAGCAGAATCTCGACAAGCTCGCCGAAATGCGCAGCCGCGTCGGCGACGACTTCTGGCTGATGTACGACTGCTGGATGAGTCTCGACGTGCCGTACGCCAAGCGGCTCGCGGACGGGGCGCACGAGTATGGCCTCAAGTGGATCGAAGAAGCGCTGCCGCCCGACGACTACTGGGGTTACGCCGAACTGCGCCGCAACGTGCCGCGCGGCATGATGGTGACGACCGGCGAGCATGAAGCGACGCGTTGGGGTTTTCGCATGTTGCTGGAGATGCAATGCTGCGATCTGATTCAACCCGATGTCGGCTGGTGCGGCGGCATGACCGAACTGATCAAGATTTCCGCGCTGGCCGATGCGCACAATGTGATGGTGGTGCCGCACGGTTCGTCGGTGTACAGCTATCACTTCGTCGTCACGCGGCACAACTCGCCGTTCGCCGAGTTTCTGATGATGGCGCCCAAAGCCGACGAAGTCGTGCCGATGTTCACGCCGCTGTTGCTCGACGAACCGGTGCCCGTGAATGGACGCATGAAAGTACCGGACACGCCGGGCTTCGGCGTGAGACTGAATCCGGAATGCGCGCTGGTGCGGCCGTATCCGCGTTGA